A portion of the Calothrix sp. 336/3 genome contains these proteins:
- a CDS encoding calcium-binding protein: MQIITGNGDDTVIRPTIVNGTVFRSNDVIRTNGGNDTINPGLGSDYVYGGDGIDRLILDYSVGDTGAGVFLSGSSARRKALYETDSVLFFSIEELTVTGTSKNDTFILSTPNSIINAGAGNDEVRITQTIPGNIGTLDGGSGFDFLTLNLSKQTANITLTNLQNINITGVVKATNFERFSIETGIGNDTILQSGIVNGAVLRQNDKIQTGAGNDKINAGLGFDNVFGGTGLDHLIIDYSIGDTGTGMRFNGSNFYGTAFRDITIAASTDLDSIEFTGIELFTVTGTSKNDTLLGASGNDTLNGGAGNDTIIGRAGGDVLTGGSGADTFGYESLTNSLLSNHDVIKDLAIGTDFIDGPRAISAAQIRKFGNVSALTETAIRQVLTPTNFLSNGASTFRFRDGLIDRTFLAINNSVAGFSASTDSIIEITGFTGNLNNLSIV; this comes from the coding sequence ATGCAAATTATTACAGGCAATGGCGATGATACTGTCATCAGACCAACCATAGTCAATGGCACAGTCTTTCGCAGTAATGATGTCATCAGAACCAATGGTGGTAACGATACAATTAACCCCGGACTGGGAAGCGATTACGTGTATGGTGGGGATGGAATCGACCGTCTCATCTTGGATTACTCAGTTGGGGATACGGGCGCTGGGGTTTTTCTATCAGGAAGCAGCGCTCGCCGCAAAGCCTTGTATGAGACTGATTCCGTCCTTTTTTTTAGCATTGAGGAATTAACCGTTACTGGCACCAGCAAAAACGATACCTTTATTCTCTCCACTCCCAACAGCATCATTAATGCTGGGGCAGGTAATGATGAGGTAAGAATCACTCAAACGATCCCAGGAAATATTGGTACTCTCGATGGTGGTAGTGGTTTTGACTTCCTAACACTCAACCTTTCCAAGCAAACAGCGAACATCACTCTTACCAATCTCCAAAATATCAACATTACTGGGGTTGTCAAAGCGACCAATTTTGAGCGATTTTCAATTGAAACAGGCATTGGCAACGATACTATTCTTCAATCTGGCATTGTCAACGGTGCTGTTCTACGGCAAAACGATAAAATCCAAACCGGTGCAGGCAACGACAAAATTAATGCTGGCTTGGGTTTTGACAATGTGTTTGGTGGCACTGGGCTGGATCATCTGATTATCGACTATTCCATTGGTGATACGGGTACGGGAATGCGGTTTAATGGCAGTAACTTCTATGGCACTGCTTTCCGTGACATTACCATCGCCGCCTCCACGGACTTAGATTCCATCGAGTTTACGGGGATCGAGTTGTTTACGGTTACGGGTACTAGTAAGAATGACACCCTCCTTGGTGCCAGTGGCAATGATACTCTCAACGGTGGCGCAGGTAACGACACAATTATCGGGAGAGCAGGGGGTGATGTACTTACTGGTGGAAGTGGTGCAGATACCTTCGGTTATGAATCGCTGACAAACTCTCTACTATCCAATCATGATGTGATTAAAGACTTAGCCATTGGGACTGATTTCATCGACGGTCCCAGAGCAATTTCAGCCGCTCAAATCCGCAAATTCGGGAACGTGAGCGCACTAACAGAAACAGCCATTCGGCAGGTTTTGACTCCTACTAACTTTTTGAGTAACGGTGCTTCCACCTTTAGATTCCGGGACGGGTTAATTGATCGCACCTTCCTAGCAATTAATAACAGCGTGGCTGGATTTTCTGCAAGCACCGACAGCATCATCGAAATAACTGGATTTACGGGCAATTTGAATAACTTGAGCATTGTCTAA
- a CDS encoding calcium-binding protein — MAPINGTIYSDNNTVNGFPFIFRSQINGTNFADTIDGKTGNDLIYGKGGNDLIFAGPLNPVFARSDNDTVYGGTGNDTIYGGYGNDYLYGETGNDYLYGGDGSDYLSGGSGNDYLYGGDGSDYLSGGSGNDYLDGWTGNDKLYGGDGHDTLLGWTGNDYLNGGYGNDVLRGEAGNDTLVGGYGKDTLWGGAGADKFGFNYKNEGVDIIKDFQWNQGDKILISKVGFGAVNLNQFKYNGSNGALSFNNQVFAIIENKPNGFNVNLDVQLVNSFI; from the coding sequence ATGGCTCCTATCAACGGTACTATTTATAGCGACAACAATACCGTAAACGGTTTTCCATTCATCTTCCGTTCGCAAATCAATGGCACCAACTTCGCAGACACCATTGATGGCAAAACTGGGAATGACCTAATTTATGGCAAAGGTGGTAATGACTTAATTTTTGCTGGACCACTCAATCCTGTATTTGCTAGATCGGATAACGATACTGTATACGGTGGTACTGGTAACGATACCATTTACGGTGGTTATGGCAACGACTACCTCTATGGTGAAACTGGTAATGACTACCTCTATGGTGGTGACGGTAGCGATTATCTCAGTGGTGGTAGTGGCAACGACTACCTCTATGGTGGTGACGGTAGCGACTATCTCAGTGGTGGTAGTGGCAACGATTATCTAGATGGCTGGACTGGTAATGACAAGTTGTATGGTGGTGATGGTCATGATACCTTGTTAGGCTGGACTGGCAATGACTATCTCAATGGTGGTTATGGTAATGACGTTCTTAGGGGTGAAGCTGGTAATGACACCTTAGTCGGTGGCTATGGCAAGGATACCCTTTGGGGTGGTGCCGGTGCTGACAAATTCGGCTTTAACTACAAGAACGAAGGTGTCGATATTATCAAAGACTTCCAGTGGAATCAAGGTGATAAAATCCTCATTTCCAAGGTTGGGTTTGGCGCAGTTAATCTAAACCAATTTAAGTACAATGGTTCTAATGGTGCTTTATCATTCAATAATCAGGTATTTGCCATCATTGAAAACAAACCTAATGGCTTCAATGTGAACTTAGATGTGCAACTAGTCAATAGTTTCATTTAA
- a CDS encoding calcium-binding protein: protein MLVGTINNNNLNGSNFADTIGADTGDDMIYGNAGDDKIVAGPKNSVFGFLDNDWIYAGSGNDTVYGGYGNDVIYGGSDNDYLYGEAGHDYLNGGDGDDYLDGGNDNDYLDGRDGNDKLYGGYGHDTLYGGAGHDYLYGDYGNDWLQGDAGNDTLIGGYGVDTLWGGAGADKFGFNYKNAGIDIIKDFQASQGDKICISKPGFGAVSLNQFKYNAATGALSFNNQIFTMIENKPAGFNINSDIHLSNGFV, encoded by the coding sequence ATGCTTGTTGGTACTATTAATAACAACAACCTCAATGGTAGTAACTTCGCAGATACCATTGGTGCTGACACTGGGGATGACATGATTTACGGTAACGCAGGTGATGACAAAATTGTTGCCGGACCCAAAAATTCTGTCTTTGGCTTCTTAGATAACGATTGGATCTACGCTGGAAGTGGAAATGATACTGTCTATGGTGGCTACGGGAATGATGTTATCTACGGTGGTAGTGATAATGACTATCTCTACGGTGAAGCCGGACATGACTACTTGAATGGTGGAGATGGTGACGATTACCTAGATGGTGGCAATGATAACGACTACCTAGATGGCAGAGATGGAAATGATAAGTTATATGGTGGATATGGTCACGATACATTGTATGGTGGGGCTGGTCATGACTACCTCTACGGCGACTATGGTAATGACTGGCTCCAAGGTGATGCTGGCAATGACACCTTAATTGGTGGTTATGGTGTAGATACCCTCTGGGGTGGTGCCGGTGCAGATAAATTTGGTTTTAACTATAAGAACGCAGGTATCGACATCATTAAAGATTTTCAAGCTAGCCAAGGTGACAAAATCTGCATTTCTAAACCTGGCTTTGGTGCAGTTAGCCTGAATCAGTTTAAGTACAACGCTGCCACTGGGGCGTTATCGTTCAATAACCAGATATTTACCATGATTGAAAATAAACCGGCTGGTTTTAATATCAACTCGGACATTCATCTATCGAATGGTTTTGTGTAA
- a CDS encoding calcium-binding protein, giving the protein MANINGNNLANNLYGTNLGDTIDGKLGSDKIYSFGGNDVIYAGPISPVAGFFDNDWVDAGTGNDTVYGGYGNDTIYGGTGNDYLDGEAGNDSLYGGDGNDTMYGGSGNDLMYGEAGNDSVYGGDGNDTIYGGVGNDAIYGGVGNDFLSGGFGNDTVVGGVGNDTLWGGAGADKFVFNNKSEGIDIIQDFKWDQNDKVVISKAGFGITSLSQVHYSGGYLYTSTYGVFAQVAGNPSFSVNLDVQLVA; this is encoded by the coding sequence ATGGCTAATATCAACGGCAACAACTTAGCGAACAATCTCTATGGAACCAACTTGGGAGATACAATTGATGGCAAACTCGGTAGTGATAAAATATACAGTTTCGGTGGCAATGACGTAATTTATGCTGGACCTATCAGTCCTGTCGCTGGCTTTTTTGATAACGACTGGGTTGATGCTGGTACTGGTAATGATACTGTCTACGGTGGATATGGAAATGACACTATTTACGGTGGTACTGGTAATGACTATCTTGATGGTGAAGCTGGTAATGACAGCCTTTACGGTGGAGATGGCAATGATACCATGTACGGCGGTAGTGGTAACGATCTGATGTATGGGGAAGCTGGTAATGACAGCGTTTATGGTGGAGATGGTAACGATACCATCTATGGTGGCGTTGGTAATGATGCTATCTATGGCGGAGTAGGTAACGACTTCCTCAGTGGTGGATTTGGTAACGACACTGTTGTTGGTGGTGTTGGTAACGATACCCTTTGGGGTGGTGCTGGTGCTGACAAGTTTGTATTTAACAATAAATCTGAGGGTATTGATATTATCCAGGACTTTAAATGGGATCAAAATGATAAGGTTGTCATTTCCAAAGCTGGTTTTGGTATCACTAGCCTGAGTCAGGTTCACTATAGCGGTGGTTACTTGTACACTAGCACTTATGGCGTGTTTGCTCAGGTTGCGGGTAATCCTTCCTTCAGTGTCAACTTGGATGTACAACTAGTCGCATAA
- a CDS encoding peptidylprolyl isomerase, with the protein MVSQLQIGDQFIEAQELVTILAGCQVLPNLLKELIVERAIAPIPCTKEEVTAACQKFFQQHQITSAESHEAWLQRYGMNHPQFQAMATRQLRIAKFQEQTWGHKLESYFLQRKKFLDQAVYSLIRVADAGIAQELYFRIQAGEQSFGELAKEYSLGMEAHTYGILGPVELGALHPALAKQLQVSKPGQLWHPTNLGEHFLIIRLEKLLPAQLDKFMRQRLLRELFETWLKEQVEKLGDAEKSWLVAKSQGVVQSVA; encoded by the coding sequence ATGGTTAGTCAATTACAAATCGGTGATCAATTTATCGAAGCACAAGAGTTAGTCACAATTTTGGCTGGTTGTCAGGTATTACCAAATTTGCTGAAGGAGTTGATTGTTGAGAGAGCGATCGCCCCTATTCCCTGTACTAAGGAAGAAGTTACCGCAGCTTGTCAGAAGTTCTTTCAACAACACCAAATTACCAGCGCAGAATCCCATGAAGCATGGTTGCAACGCTATGGAATGAATCATCCCCAGTTTCAAGCAATGGCAACTCGACAGTTACGGATTGCGAAGTTTCAAGAGCAAACCTGGGGACATAAGTTAGAGTCTTATTTTTTACAACGCAAAAAATTCCTAGATCAAGCGGTTTATTCTTTGATTCGGGTTGCAGATGCTGGTATTGCCCAAGAACTATATTTTCGCATTCAAGCAGGAGAACAAAGTTTTGGGGAGTTAGCGAAGGAATATTCTTTGGGAATGGAAGCACACACCTATGGTATCCTTGGTCCTGTAGAGTTAGGTGCTTTACATCCGGCGTTGGCAAAACAGCTACAAGTCAGCAAACCTGGGCAATTATGGCACCCAACAAACTTGGGAGAACATTTTCTGATTATTCGTTTGGAAAAATTACTTCCAGCTCAGTTAGATAAATTCATGCGTCAACGCTTGCTGCGAGAGTTATTTGAAACTTGGTTGAAGGAACAGGTAGAGAAATTAGGAGACGCGGAAAAATCCTGGTTGGTAGCGAAAAGTCAAGGGGTAGTGCAATCAGTCGCCTAA
- a CDS encoding peptidase domain-containing ABC transporter, with amino-acid sequence MFSTTVDIREFLAGLLPFQQLPEKILDHISQQCQFLKYRMGQAIATREAMPEYISIIYHGQARLLALDIRNDRPETLTLLQPGEICGWVSHVRGVACETVIASKETVCVNLPSAEFLTLLQKQPIFAAYFQNHPSLIEIYDLLAEELSRRADGTTELGKLTITARENSQVFMAPSGKLAKQQLDGQKLWLVSSNGTELALGTSVDLNTTLKTATRLVGIPKSIFPTPANTSLAVNDTGNWLADVPYAPEDVAQGKEKANQKQEKYPYIRGRGGIEGALACFQMLSQYFRLPFRKDMLRRVLTKQQTETGNVSLQFCGAVAELVGLTTQIVKVPTKALMQMPTPVMIAWQDSFAIVYKTSPQEIVLAAPETGLIRRKPRDFVETWGEEGEVLILQPNKETRQAQFNLSWFIPALRRHRRVLIEVLIASFVIQIFGLVNPLATQVIIDKVLVGNSPDTLEVLGIFLLVVAVVEAVLTAVRTQLFVDTTNRIDLSLGSEVINHLLRLPLTYFDKRPVGELATRVNELENIRQFLTGTALTVVMDAVFSVIYIFVMAIYSWILTIVALITVPLFALLNWLVSPVMRKQLQEKAERNAETHSYLVEIMAGMQTVKAQNLELRSRWQWQERYAKYISAGFQTVSTQTTASSISSFLNKLSTLLVLWVGAYLVLQGKLTLGQLIAFRIISGYVTNPLLRLLQLWQNFQEVALSLQRLGDILDTPQETDIADKQNILMPTIVGSVRYENISFRFRQNTPLQLCNINLDFPAGSFIGIVGQSGSGKSTLLKLLPRLYEPTSGKILIDGYDISKVELYSLRRQIGVVQQDTLLFDGTVRENISLAYPDASDDEIIAAAKVAYAHEFIMALPNGYNTPVGERGSGLSGGQRQRVAIARTVLQNPQLLILDEATSALDYNAEGQVCRNLAETCKGKTVFFITHRLSTIRHADIILMMDQGAVVEQGTHAELMAMKGYYYCLYQQQEAQI; translated from the coding sequence ATGTTTTCTACCACAGTTGATATTCGGGAATTTTTGGCGGGTTTGTTGCCTTTCCAGCAGCTACCAGAAAAGATTTTAGACCATATTAGTCAACAGTGTCAGTTTTTGAAGTATCGTATGGGGCAGGCGATCGCCACCCGTGAAGCGATGCCAGAATATATCAGTATTATTTATCATGGTCAGGCAAGATTACTAGCTCTAGATATTCGCAATGACAGACCTGAGACTCTCACTTTACTACAACCAGGGGAAATCTGCGGTTGGGTAAGCCATGTACGGGGTGTCGCTTGTGAGACTGTGATCGCTTCTAAGGAGACAGTTTGTGTTAATTTACCCAGCGCTGAGTTCCTAACTTTATTACAAAAACAACCAATTTTTGCCGCATATTTCCAAAATCATCCCTCCTTAATTGAAATTTATGATTTACTGGCAGAAGAACTTAGTCGTCGTGCCGATGGAACAACAGAATTAGGCAAGCTTACAATCACAGCTAGGGAAAATAGTCAAGTATTCATGGCTCCTAGTGGTAAACTTGCCAAGCAGCAACTAGATGGTCAGAAGCTGTGGTTAGTTAGTAGTAATGGTACAGAATTAGCCTTAGGGACATCGGTAGATCTCAACACAACTTTAAAAACAGCCACTCGCTTAGTTGGTATTCCCAAATCTATTTTCCCTACTCCTGCCAACACATCCCTAGCAGTGAATGATACCGGAAATTGGCTGGCAGATGTGCCCTATGCACCGGAAGATGTTGCCCAGGGTAAGGAAAAGGCAAATCAGAAGCAGGAAAAATATCCCTATATTCGCGGACGTGGAGGTATCGAAGGCGCACTAGCTTGTTTTCAGATGCTGAGTCAATATTTCCGGCTGCCTTTCCGCAAGGATATGTTGCGACGGGTATTGACAAAACAACAGACAGAGACGGGGAACGTATCTCTGCAATTCTGTGGAGCAGTGGCAGAATTAGTTGGATTAACCACCCAGATAGTCAAAGTTCCGACTAAAGCCTTGATGCAAATGCCAACACCAGTGATGATTGCTTGGCAAGATAGTTTTGCAATTGTTTACAAAACGAGTCCCCAGGAAATAGTTTTGGCAGCACCGGAAACGGGTTTAATTCGTCGTAAACCTCGCGACTTTGTCGAAACCTGGGGGGAGGAAGGGGAAGTACTAATTCTGCAACCGAATAAGGAAACCCGTCAAGCTCAGTTTAATTTGAGTTGGTTTATACCAGCCCTACGTCGTCACCGTCGGGTATTGATTGAAGTATTAATTGCTTCTTTTGTGATTCAGATTTTCGGTTTAGTGAATCCCCTAGCTACCCAGGTAATTATTGATAAGGTTTTAGTTGGTAATAGTCCCGATACTCTGGAAGTTCTGGGTATATTTTTGCTCGTAGTGGCAGTGGTGGAAGCAGTACTCACTGCGGTGAGAACCCAGTTATTTGTGGATACTACCAACCGTATCGATTTATCCCTAGGTTCGGAAGTAATTAATCACCTGTTGCGTCTTCCCCTGACCTACTTTGACAAGCGTCCTGTGGGAGAATTAGCCACAAGGGTAAATGAGTTGGAAAATATTCGGCAATTTCTCACGGGAACCGCTTTAACCGTGGTAATGGATGCTGTATTTTCCGTCATTTATATTTTCGTGATGGCAATTTACAGTTGGATACTGACAATTGTTGCCTTAATAACAGTACCTTTGTTCGCCTTGCTGAATTGGTTAGTTTCTCCGGTAATGCGCAAACAGTTACAGGAAAAAGCCGAACGCAATGCGGAAACCCATTCCTACCTGGTAGAAATTATGGCAGGGATGCAGACTGTGAAAGCGCAGAATTTGGAATTGCGATCGCGGTGGCAATGGCAGGAACGCTATGCTAAATATATCAGTGCAGGTTTTCAAACGGTTTCTACTCAAACTACTGCCAGTTCTATCAGCAGTTTCTTAAATAAACTTTCCACCCTGTTAGTATTATGGGTAGGAGCCTATTTAGTACTCCAAGGTAAACTCACCCTAGGGCAATTAATCGCCTTTCGGATTATTTCCGGTTATGTTACTAACCCCCTATTACGCTTATTGCAACTATGGCAGAATTTCCAAGAAGTTGCCCTGTCTTTGCAACGGTTGGGTGATATTTTAGATACTCCCCAGGAAACGGATATTGCAGACAAGCAAAATATTCTTATGCCCACCATTGTAGGTTCTGTACGTTACGAAAATATCTCCTTCCGTTTCCGGCAAAATACCCCCCTACAACTGTGTAATATTAATCTGGATTTTCCTGCGGGTTCTTTCATTGGTATTGTGGGGCAGAGTGGTTCCGGGAAAAGTACTCTGTTAAAATTACTACCTCGCCTCTATGAACCCACCTCCGGAAAAATCTTAATTGACGGCTACGATATCAGCAAAGTGGAACTCTATTCCCTGCGGCGGCAAATTGGGGTGGTACAGCAAGATACCCTACTATTTGATGGCACAGTGCGAGAAAATATTTCCCTCGCCTATCCTGATGCCAGTGATGACGAAATCATCGCCGCAGCCAAGGTTGCCTACGCCCACGAGTTTATTATGGCTCTGCCTAACGGTTATAATACACCTGTGGGTGAACGTGGTTCCGGCTTATCGGGAGGACAAAGACAAAGGGTGGCGATCGCCCGTACAGTTCTCCAGAATCCCCAATTACTCATCCTTGACGAAGCTACTAGTGCCTTAGATTACAACGCCGAGGGGCAAGTTTGTCGCAACCTGGCGGAAACCTGCAAAGGAAAAACCGTATTTTTTATTACTCATAGACTTAGTACTATTCGCCATGCTGATATCATTCTGATGATGGATCAGGGCGCAGTTGTGGAGCAAGGAACCCACGCAGAATTAATGGCAATGAAAGGATATTACTACTGTTTGTATCAGCAGCAAGAAGCACAGATTTAG
- a CDS encoding HlyD family efflux transporter periplasmic adaptor subunit: MNVEYKFDQPVLLKQSPTWSRAIAWGIIGMTVFTVIWALVFKIDEAIPATGKLEPKGSVTDIQAPVGGVVKQIHVKEGQNVKKGDLLISLEQTTAQAQLSSFQKNRTSLMQENEYYRSILSGKNTGKFLPNGNLKVSAEIVSLTQSRAAILAENQVYRAQLNGNTNGVNLTSDQKLRLQSRQIDLKSRLADIELEKAKTQEQISQNKLQLASAKEMLAINQRIIKAMEPVVKEGAFPKTRFWTQQQEVLKYQQEVDRLTKEQQQLRLALIQSREKENNTQAISKEDLFSRVTTNEKQIAEIDSQITKIILENQKTINEIDSQISQALTTLKYQKIVAPVNGTVFELKPSTPGFVANSSEPVLKIVPNQNLIAKVYITNRDIGFVRNGQDVDVRIDSFPFQEYGDIKGKIISIGSDALPPDQIHPFYRFPVKVQLNTQELVVDDVKLKLQSGMSINANVKLRQRTIMSIFTDFLVQKTESLKFMR; the protein is encoded by the coding sequence ATGAACGTTGAATATAAATTTGATCAACCAGTATTATTAAAACAATCTCCTACTTGGTCAAGGGCGATCGCCTGGGGGATAATTGGGATGACAGTATTTACCGTCATTTGGGCATTAGTCTTTAAAATAGATGAAGCGATACCCGCCACTGGTAAGCTAGAACCTAAGGGTTCAGTCACCGATATTCAAGCACCCGTGGGTGGTGTGGTGAAACAAATCCATGTCAAGGAAGGGCAAAATGTCAAAAAAGGTGACTTACTTATTAGCTTAGAACAAACCACCGCCCAAGCTCAACTTTCATCCTTCCAAAAAAATCGTACTTCCTTAATGCAGGAAAACGAATATTATCGAAGTATTTTAAGTGGGAAAAATACGGGTAAATTTCTACCCAATGGTAACTTAAAAGTTTCTGCCGAAATCGTATCTTTAACCCAAAGTCGTGCCGCAATTCTGGCTGAGAATCAAGTCTATCGCGCCCAATTAAATGGTAATACTAATGGTGTCAATTTGACTTCTGACCAAAAATTACGTTTACAGAGTCGGCAAATTGATTTAAAATCCCGTTTAGCAGATATAGAGCTAGAAAAAGCCAAAACTCAAGAACAAATTAGTCAAAATAAATTACAACTGGCTAGCGCTAAAGAAATGCTAGCAATTAATCAGAGAATTATTAAGGCAATGGAACCAGTTGTCAAGGAAGGTGCTTTCCCCAAAACCAGATTTTGGACACAACAACAGGAAGTTTTAAAATATCAGCAAGAAGTTGACAGACTCACCAAAGAGCAACAGCAATTAAGATTAGCCTTAATTCAATCCCGCGAAAAAGAAAATAATACCCAGGCAATATCTAAGGAAGATTTATTTTCTCGAGTCACCACCAACGAAAAACAAATAGCTGAAATTGATAGTCAAATTACCAAGATAATTCTCGAAAATCAGAAAACCATCAACGAAATTGATAGTCAAATTAGCCAAGCACTAACAACCCTGAAATATCAAAAAATTGTCGCCCCTGTCAATGGTACAGTTTTTGAACTCAAACCTAGTACACCCGGTTTTGTTGCCAACTCCAGCGAACCAGTTTTAAAGATTGTTCCTAATCAAAATTTAATCGCCAAGGTTTATATTACCAACCGTGACATCGGTTTTGTTAGGAATGGGCAAGATGTTGATGTCAGAATTGATTCCTTTCCCTTTCAAGAATATGGTGATATTAAAGGGAAAATTATCTCCATCGGTTCCGATGCACTACCCCCCGATCAGATTCATCCTTTCTATCGATTCCCGGTAAAAGTACAACTCAATACTCAAGAATTGGTAGTGGATGATGTGAAATTAAAATTACAGTCAGGGATGTCAATTAATGCCAATGTCAAACTCAGACAACGGACAATTATGAGTATCTTCACTGATTTCTTGGTTCAGAAAACAGAAAGCTTGAAATTCATGCGTTGA
- a CDS encoding DUF4177 domain-containing protein → MQEYKFVRVPLNYDQKSTLTSHLEISVNEHAQEGWRLVQILVENPAAVPFEYVVIFERPRGASVS, encoded by the coding sequence ATGCAAGAATATAAGTTTGTCAGAGTTCCCCTTAATTACGATCAGAAGTCAACTCTCACCAGTCATTTGGAGATATCAGTAAACGAACACGCACAGGAAGGTTGGCGACTTGTTCAAATTCTAGTGGAGAATCCTGCCGCAGTACCATTTGAGTATGTCGTTATATTTGAGCGTCCTAGGGGAGCATCGGTATCATAA
- a CDS encoding leucine-rich repeat domain-containing protein, with protein MRQIKLSLGIITCLNILFCANQVVANPGNSSQVATKKAPQDFITWCKQKEQLPQATKTTIDTLLKYVKEEDCQKANQKLNRLTKLSISVGKISDIKPLSRLTNLTHLELKMLKVSDIQPLSNLRKLTYLDLSSNQIKDISPLGKLSQLTQLRLDSNQISNIQALSGLNNLTQLSIHNNQIQNISSLSKLTKLDKLSLVGNEIIDIKPLSQLNKITNLNLGRNQISDLQPLSRLTNLSILNLFNNKVVRLDSLSRLSKLNLLSVEGNQITNLQPISNLKGLTTLILDGNQIKDIKPIANLNNLNTLTLSNNQVTDIIALSRLTNLTYIVLSNNQVSNLQPLSGLKKIDTLYLEANKINDIKPLTGLVNLKLLNLNSNQIVEIKPLANLKKLNLLYLQDNPIREKLCPIKPGECSF; from the coding sequence ATGAGACAAATTAAATTATCCCTAGGAATTATTACTTGCTTAAACATATTATTTTGTGCAAATCAAGTAGTTGCCAATCCGGGGAATTCGTCACAAGTAGCAACAAAAAAAGCGCCTCAAGATTTTATCACATGGTGTAAACAGAAAGAGCAATTACCTCAAGCAACTAAAACAACAATTGATACCTTGCTAAAATACGTCAAAGAAGAAGATTGTCAAAAGGCAAATCAAAAGCTGAATCGCTTGACAAAACTGAGTATTAGTGTTGGCAAAATTAGTGATATTAAACCCCTATCACGACTGACAAATTTAACCCATCTGGAATTAAAAATGCTTAAAGTTAGTGATATTCAACCATTATCTAACTTAAGAAAACTAACCTATCTTGACTTGAGCAGTAATCAAATTAAAGATATCAGTCCCTTAGGGAAGTTAAGTCAACTCACTCAGCTTCGTCTCGACAGCAATCAGATTAGCAATATTCAAGCATTATCTGGGTTAAATAATTTGACCCAACTCAGTATTCATAATAATCAAATTCAGAATATATCCAGCTTATCTAAATTAACAAAATTGGATAAACTAAGCCTTGTTGGTAATGAAATTATCGATATAAAGCCACTATCGCAATTAAACAAAATTACTAATTTAAACTTAGGTAGAAATCAAATTAGTGACTTGCAACCACTATCCAGATTAACGAATTTGTCAATCTTGAATCTATTTAATAATAAAGTCGTTAGGCTAGATTCACTATCAAGATTGAGTAAATTAAATTTACTTTCTGTCGAGGGCAACCAAATCACCAACCTGCAACCAATATCTAATTTAAAAGGTTTGACAACTCTTATATTAGATGGCAATCAGATTAAGGATATTAAACCAATTGCGAATTTAAACAACTTGAATACTCTTACCCTTAGCAACAATCAAGTTACTGATATTATAGCATTATCTCGCCTAACTAATTTAACTTATATTGTTCTTAGTAATAATCAAGTCAGTAATCTTCAGCCATTATCTGGATTAAAAAAAATAGATACTCTCTATCTAGAAGCAAATAAAATCAATGATATTAAACCCTTAACAGGATTGGTAAATTTAAAATTGCTCAATTTAAACAGTAATCAAATAGTAGAGATTAAACCTCTCGCAAATTTGAAAAAATTGAATCTTCTTTATCTTCAAGATAATCCAATTAGGGAAAAACTCTGCCCCATCAAACCAGGAGAATGTAGTTTTTGA